In Spirosoma pollinicola, the genomic window AAACCATCGTCGTGCATGGCGCCAACGGCGGTGTCGGTACCACCCTTGTACAACTGGCCCGGCACGCTGGCGTACGGGTCATCGGACTGGCTTCGCGTCGACATCACGCCACCCTGAAAGAACAGGGCGTTGAACCCATCGATTATAACGACTCAAACTGGGCCCATCAGATTCGGGAACTGGCGCCAGATGGGGTCGATGCCGTTTTCGACAATGTAGGTGGTGCCGGTATTACGCAATCGTTTCGCTTGCTCAAACAGGGTGGCACCCTGGTTAGCTACGCCATTGCTTCAGCCATGCTGACTCAAAAGTCGATGCTCCTTAACTTCATCGACCTGATTGCGCACCTTACCTGGTGGAACCTGATGCCCAATGGTCGCCGGGCCTTGTTCTATGACGTCATGGCGGGTCGGGGTAGTCAGGCGTTTCAAAGCCGCGCACAGGACGATTATGCCCAGATCATGAGCTTGCTGGCCAGTGGTGTGCTTTCCCCCCGCATTGCCGCCCGTTTTCCGCTTGACCACATTCGGCAGGCCATGGAACTGGCCGAATCCCGAACCGCATATGGCAAGGTAATTCTCATTCCTAATCATTCTCAAAACGCCTGAATCAGCCGACGTCATGAAAAACACATTCCTACAAAAACACCATATCTTGATTACCGGCGGCAATGGCCTGGTCGGTAAGTCGTTAACGCAGGACTTGCTCCGTGAAGGGCACCGGGTTAGCCACCTGAGCCGTACCCCATCCATCATTCCGGACGTCACGACCTACGGCTGGAACGTGGTGGATCAGCAGATTGATGCGCATTGCCTGGACGGGGTCGACACGATCATCCATCTGGCGGGCGCGGACATCGCCGATGAGACCTGGACGCCCGCCCGCAAGCTGGAAATCAGCCGCAGCCGTACCGAATCGATCCGGCTCCTCTACCGATTGATGGGCCAGCGGCCTCATGCCGTCAAATCGGTTATCTCGGCCTCGGGCATCGCGTTCTACGGGGACCGATCCGATGAAATCCTGACTGAGCAAAGCGATCCTGCCCCCGATTTTCTGGGTACGGTCTGCCAGGAATGGGAGGCTGCTGTTGGTGAAGGGAAAGCCCTGGGCCTGCGCGTGGTTATATTTCGTACGGGGGTCGTCCTCACCAAAGAGGGTGGGGCGTTGGCTTCGTTGGTGCCGATGATCCAGTCGGGTTTTGGGGCAACTATCGGCAGCGGTCGCCAGTGGGTTCCCTGGATACACCTGCAGGATGTGGTGGGGCTGTATGGTCTGGCGGTTCGGGACAGTTCACTGGCGGGTGTGGTCAACCAAACCGCTCCGGGTCTGCTCACCAACCGGCAATTTATGGAAGCTCTGGCCCGGCACTTTCACAAACCGCTTTGGATGCCTTCCATTCCCGCTTTTATGCTCAAACTGATGATGGGGGAGCGCAGTGCTTTTGTGCTCAATAGTGCCAGGGCTGTCCCACCCGAACGGCTTCTGCAAGCCTACCGCTATCAGTATCCTACTCTTGATCAAGCACTAAGCGCCATGTATGCGTAACAGGCGGAGGATTCAATGGGCCCAGGATCTAACCCAAAAGACTACTGGAACGGGCTGGCCATCTTCACCCTAAGAACCACGTTTGCCCATTTTTTTTTCGTCGTATGACTCGACTCGTTCGTATGCTACTAACTTCATTTGACAGATAGTAAAAAGTCAGTGTCTCGAAAAAAACTCCAAAGTGAGACCTGGGAGAGTATCCACGTATAGGCCGTTTAGTAGAACGGCTTATTTTAAGAACTGTCAAAGGCCCACAGTAGGTGCCGCACCGGCGGACCGTGCCGACCCGGGTCTGACCGTCGCCAACGCGGTACTAACCGTAGCATACAATTAGCGAGGCATTTCAGTTTACTTCTTAAATTTACAAGGGTAATCTTAATCCCGGTTAAGTTGTCCCTTATTTGCTTCAAAAGAGTTATATCTGAATGCCGAATTAACGTATAAGGATCTTGCTGAGGTAAAAGCTGACCTACTTTCTCCAGGCTTAAGGAGTCCGTTGATTCTTTTAAGAATTTGGCAAATATCAACTGTGCCAGCAGGGGACGTATCGACGGTAGCTCTTAATTAAGCGTTGATAAACAATACGCTTGCTGGAGAGTTAAAATTCAGAGCTGGACAAGCTCAGACTTATAACTCGTTACCAATAATGAAAATAGGAATCATTGGCGCTGGCTTCATCGGCAGTGCCCTTGCCGTTCGGCTCACGGGCCTCGGCCATTCATTGGAAATTGCTAACTCCCGTGGCCCTGAAACATTGGGTGAAGTGGCCGAAAAAACCGGTGCTACTCCCGTTACCTCCCAGGAAGCGGCTCATTATGGCGAAATCATCGTGGTGACCATTCCTCTGAAAAATATTCCCGATCTACCCAAAGACTTATTTGAGGGTGTACCTGCTGAAGTGCCCGTCATTGATACCAGCAACTACTATCCCCTGTTGCGGGATGGACATATCGCCGAACTGGAGCAGGGTGAGCTGACTGAAAGCGAATGGGTACAGCAGCACCTTGGCCGGCCTGTCATCAAGGTGTTCAACAACATCTTAGCTGACCACCTTGAAAAATTGGGACAGCCCGTTGGGACACCCGGCCGTATCGGTCTGCCGGTGGCTGGCGATGACCCTGTAGCCAAGCAAAAAGTAATGGCCCTGGTGGAGGAACTGGGCTTTGATGCGGTGGACAATGGTCATCTGCATGAATCATGGCGGCAACAGCCTGGCACACCCTGCTATGCAGCCGATCTACCCGCCAATGAGCTACGGCAACAATTAGAAAGTCTGGGCACAGAGCGTACGAAGGATCAACATGCGCAATTTTTGGCCAACCACGCTGCGCTGGAAAAGCAAATGGCAGCGCAGGGCATCGAGCTGAAATAGCCACCGATCAAACCCGCTTCCCTTAATGCATTGACTTTCATAGGAAGCCGCACACAGTTCTTACTGGTGCGGCTTTTTACTAACCGGAATTTTAACTACAGTCAATGGTAAAGGTGATGAAACTCCAGGTTCTCACCCTATGCTACTGATGACGTTGGGCAGTTATTAAAAACACCCGTCTCGCAATAACCCTCGTGCTTGAGACTAAGGAGCGTTTATGTATCTGCTTCTTAAATAGGGCGTTTAGGGAGATTGACAGATTTGCTCTATTTTTCACACAGCAAACATGAACTTGATGACAAATGCAGTTTGGAATGATTGTCTTCCTGCTATGTATAGGGAGGCCTTGCTTGGCTCAAACTCAGCAAAGCGTCAGTTTTACCAACGGTAATCAGGTATTAGCGGGCACGCTCACGATGCCTCCAGGAACGGGCGTTCATCCGGCGGTACTTATTGTCTTGGGCAGTGGGTCTAGCAACCGAGATGGGGAGGTAGAGGGACTTAGGCCCTTCCAGGCAATGACGACCGAACTGGTCAAAAAGGGGTTTGCTGTGTTACGCTATGATAATCGGTCTAAAGGTCGCTCACCAGGTAAGCCAATTGACGAGTCTACTACTACAGAATTGGCTTCAGATGCTCAAGTAGCTTACAGATTCTTAAAGGGTCGTAAAGAGATAGATTCAGGACGAATTGGAATTATCGGGCACAGTGAAGGAGCGACTATTGCCGCTATCGCTGCGTCAAGGATTCCGAAAATCAGATGTTTGCTCGCTCTCAATGGGGCTGCTTTGCCTGGCTATGAAGACATTTTACTAACCACCGAGGAGCGGCTACGAGAAGCAGGTACATCCGATGATACGATTCGTTCCTATCTAACCAACATGCGGCTTTACTTAGGTCGTCCTGCTTCTACTCCATTGGGAAAAAGAAGGGTAGCCACCCGGCATATCGTTCGGTTTGAGATTAACAGACTACCTGTCGACCAACGCGCTAAGATTACAAAAGCCGACATCGAATCGGCAGTAGATAGCCAACTGCATGAGGTGCTATCTCGTTGGGAACAGCACTACTTAAGCCTGAATCCTGCCAATTATTATCAGAAATTGCGTTGCCCAGTCAGTTTAATTTTTTCAGATAGTGAAGTGGAAGGTCTGCTCTCGAAGCGACTGTCCGAATTCAGAAAAGTGTTTAACAGGGTTAATCAGGCTCCTCCAATACGGCAAATCAAGCACGCAGACCATAACTTAATTACAACAGATCAGCGACCCAAAGCAGTCTCATCGGCCTTTATTAAAGCAGTAGTAGAGGAGGCAGGCAAATTGATTTAGCTCTGTAGTTATCTCAGTTAAACGCTCCCCAGTGAGACGATATAACTTTAGTCTTTCCTCAGATGCAACAATAGCCAGCATCTCCGCTGGCTATTGTTGCATTATCCTTTTCAACGTCTTTCTATCGCTGACCAAAAACAAAGTAGACGCCTGCACCTAGCAAAAGCATCTTCCCCGTATCCCCTTCGGTAAAAACAATATGGTACCCTGCATCCGCATTTATACCAAAAGAAGGTGCAACAGCATACTGTAATCCGACCTTCGGAGCTACGCCAAACTTACTATCATTGTCTGCTGATTTTAAGGTCTGAATTCCGTTGGTAATTTCAACGGTAGCAGCCGCTCTATACAACCCGGCTTCCAGACCGACATAGGGACGCAAAGCTGACTCGGAGAAAAAGTACTCTGCCTGACCGGTCACCATTAGAAGATTCCCAGAGGCTTTGACCGATCCATTTGTCCCACTCCCGGGATCAAAAACGAAACTTGCCGAATTACTTTTGGTAAAGTAGCGACCATTCAATCCAATGGCCAAATTCGGGTTAACAAAGTAGCGAACCGTAACGCCACCCCCCCAAAGGCCGTCAGAGAAGGAAGACCCTTTTTCGGTCGCGGCTAAAAAGTTACCATTCACGTTCGCTTGAAACTGAGCCTGAGCATTATTGGACAAAAGCAGAGCCCCAACAACAAGTAAAGTGGATGTAATTACTTTCGTAATGTTTTTCATGATGAGTAGATAACGTTGATTAAAAATAGATTAAAGTTTGCGAAGATAGACGGCAATACTTATATGGCCAAAGACTTTTCTCACTTTAACGCTCCCCAAAATGAGATGCACCAAGGCTCATGACTTAGTGGTAAAATTGGCTGCTTGGATAGTTGCGCAGGGCAAATCCATGGAACGCGACCTGAAAACGGGCGAAACCCACCACGGCAAAGTCGCTCTCAGGAAAGGACAATTTCCGGATGCCATGAATCAGCACGGCATCGACGGTTTACACATTCAACCAGTAAGAAAGCTTGACGACCAGGGCCCGGTTTTTGCTGGCCAACGAACCGGGAAGGTAATTTTCCTGGTACACAACAAACAGGTCCGAAACGGGTGCGTAACGCCATTGCAGCCGGGCATTCAGGTTGATGTTGTTGGTCTGGTTATTGAACTGCATAAACGTGGTCAGAAATACCTGGCGGCTGAAAGTCAGATCGGCGCGGGGACCAAGCAGTAAGTAACGCACTGATTTGTAAGGTTCCGGCAAGCGAATGTCATTGTACTCTGCCGATAGGCTTAAAGTACCATAGGGCTGGAACCGGTACTGGGTCGTAGCCACAATGTTGGCGTTGGTACCATTAAAGTAGCGACCCATGTTTCCCTCGATCTGGGCGTTCAGGCGTTTGCGCTTGTCGGAGCCATAGTGCCAAAAAAATCCCCGAACCTGATAGCTTGTGTTTTCGGCTAATTGGCGACCATCGGAGTTGGTTGGATCGTAGGCGAAAAACAGGTACGTGTAGCCTGTAAAGTACCCGGCATAGGCATCGGCTGTATTCCTGAATTGTACCGAGTAACCATAATTTGTTTCACGGTCAGTAATACGGCCACCCAGATTCTGGATCAGGCTACCGCTCAGGTAGGTTCCATGCGAAATGACTCGGCGCGTTCCCGGGACGTAAAACGTCGTTGTCGTTTCACCGCCGTACCGCCAGTAGCCCAGGCGAGGCACGTAGCCAATATCATTAATCAGGTAGTTCGTGCCGACATAATCATAGGAGCCAATGGCCGAAAAATTTCGACTGGTGTAGCCCAGGTTAGCCCCGTAGGTATGGGCATCCATGAGTTTATAAGGCTTGATGGCCTGGTGATAAAAGAGCTTTCCCGTCCAGCGGTTGTTGGCCGTCTGGAGCGTATAGTCCAGTCCGCCGATGCGCGTAAACCGGCTGCTGTCCGATTGCTGGCTCATGCTCTGGCGGTTCACTAAAATCGCGGCTATATTCGATCGGCCCAACACCTGGCGTTGGACCACACCCACCGTATAGTTTTCGCCTGGAATGCCTTTTTCGGCTTGGCTAGCCGTTTGGGTGTTCAATAGCCCAA contains:
- a CDS encoding medium chain dehydrogenase/reductase family protein; amino-acid sequence: MQPIKEDNQTTFVSQEVELPGVIEPSGFIVRNTPLNKPAAGQVIVRVEASGISFAEQAMRRDRYPGQPAFPFVPGYDLVGTVVAIGPDVDASLMGKRVAALTKTGGWASYSLRAANELLLVPAGVDPADAETLVVNGLTAWQMLHRKARIRAGQTIVVHGANGGVGTTLVQLARHAGVRVIGLASRRHHATLKEQGVEPIDYNDSNWAHQIRELAPDGVDAVFDNVGGAGITQSFRLLKQGGTLVSYAIASAMLTQKSMLLNFIDLIAHLTWWNLMPNGRRALFYDVMAGRGSQAFQSRAQDDYAQIMSLLASGVLSPRIAARFPLDHIRQAMELAESRTAYGKVILIPNHSQNA
- a CDS encoding TIGR01777 family oxidoreductase, whose product is MKNTFLQKHHILITGGNGLVGKSLTQDLLREGHRVSHLSRTPSIIPDVTTYGWNVVDQQIDAHCLDGVDTIIHLAGADIADETWTPARKLEISRSRTESIRLLYRLMGQRPHAVKSVISASGIAFYGDRSDEILTEQSDPAPDFLGTVCQEWEAAVGEGKALGLRVVIFRTGVVLTKEGGALASLVPMIQSGFGATIGSGRQWVPWIHLQDVVGLYGLAVRDSSLAGVVNQTAPGLLTNRQFMEALARHFHKPLWMPSIPAFMLKLMMGERSAFVLNSARAVPPERLLQAYRYQYPTLDQALSAMYA
- a CDS encoding NADPH-dependent F420 reductase; this encodes MINNTLAGELKFRAGQAQTYNSLPIMKIGIIGAGFIGSALAVRLTGLGHSLEIANSRGPETLGEVAEKTGATPVTSQEAAHYGEIIVVTIPLKNIPDLPKDLFEGVPAEVPVIDTSNYYPLLRDGHIAELEQGELTESEWVQQHLGRPVIKVFNNILADHLEKLGQPVGTPGRIGLPVAGDDPVAKQKVMALVEELGFDAVDNGHLHESWRQQPGTPCYAADLPANELRQQLESLGTERTKDQHAQFLANHAALEKQMAAQGIELK
- a CDS encoding alpha/beta hydrolase family protein is translated as MAQTQQSVSFTNGNQVLAGTLTMPPGTGVHPAVLIVLGSGSSNRDGEVEGLRPFQAMTTELVKKGFAVLRYDNRSKGRSPGKPIDESTTTELASDAQVAYRFLKGRKEIDSGRIGIIGHSEGATIAAIAASRIPKIRCLLALNGAALPGYEDILLTTEERLREAGTSDDTIRSYLTNMRLYLGRPASTPLGKRRVATRHIVRFEINRLPVDQRAKITKADIESAVDSQLHEVLSRWEQHYLSLNPANYYQKLRCPVSLIFSDSEVEGLLSKRLSEFRKVFNRVNQAPPIRQIKHADHNLITTDQRPKAVSSAFIKAVVEEAGKLI
- a CDS encoding outer membrane beta-barrel protein — encoded protein: MKNITKVITSTLLVVGALLLSNNAQAQFQANVNGNFLAATEKGSSFSDGLWGGGVTVRYFVNPNLAIGLNGRYFTKSNSASFVFDPGSGTNGSVKASGNLLMVTGQAEYFFSESALRPYVGLEAGLYRAAATVEITNGIQTLKSADNDSKFGVAPKVGLQYAVAPSFGINADAGYHIVFTEGDTGKMLLLGAGVYFVFGQR
- a CDS encoding DUF5916 domain-containing protein: MIPSIGRFFMLFTALLLSVKSSGQSLLVAPTDSLIRIDGDLSEAAWQRATIAGNFTQNFPNDTLPAYNRTEVRMSYDTHFLYLAVVCYDKNREKSFIASSLKRDFMWDTNDNFSVYFDSFGDRVNGFTFQLTPLGVEREGQIYNGEQVAPEWDNKWRSAVKVFADRWQGEMMIPLKTIRYRAGARYFLANFVRNDVKNNQRSAWKRVPVAQSPSSLAFADTIRFATPLPAPGPNLSIIPYLSGRLIDGRNEGGTQNFAGGIGFDAKIGITPSLNLDLTVNPDFSQVEADQQVTNLSRFELFYPERRQFFIENQDLFANFGSTRSRPFFSRRIGIGRDTSAGIIVQNPLFYGVRLSGKVSKNWRVGLLNTQTASQAEKGIPGENYTVGVVQRQVLGRSNIAAILVNRQSMSQQSDSSRFTRIGGLDYTLQTANNRWTGKLFYHQAIKPYKLMDAHTYGANLGYTSRNFSAIGSYDYVGTNYLINDIGYVPRLGYWRYGGETTTTFYVPGTRRVISHGTYLSGSLIQNLGGRITDRETNYGYSVQFRNTADAYAGYFTGYTYLFFAYDPTNSDGRQLAENTSYQVRGFFWHYGSDKRKRLNAQIEGNMGRYFNGTNANIVATTQYRFQPYGTLSLSAEYNDIRLPEPYKSVRYLLLGPRADLTFSRQVFLTTFMQFNNQTNNINLNARLQWRYAPVSDLFVVYQENYLPGSLASKNRALVVKLSYWLNV